Below is a genomic region from Miscanthus floridulus cultivar M001 chromosome 1, ASM1932011v1, whole genome shotgun sequence.
TAGGTTCAGGCATGGCACGGCGGGGCACGGGCGCACGGCGTCGTGCCGTGTTGTGCCACCGTGTCGGCATCCTGGTCCAGGCACGGCACTATGAGGACtcagccgtgccgtgccgtgctgaTAGGCACGACAGCCCACGGAGGCCATGCCGGCCCGTCACCATGGACTGACGCCGTCGATCCGTAGCAGCATCTTCATGCGGGCACACCACCATCGCCGACGCGCCAGCTCGCCCCTGCCGCCGTGGGGAAGCGCCTTGGCCGAGTACCGCCGCCGCGGGGACGCGCCCCTGGCCGTGCGAGCGCACCTCGAGCTACAGCACGTCTACGCCGGTGCGCCGAGGTCGCCGCGCTGCCGCATGGAGGTCACCGTGCCGCCGTGGGAGCATCGGGTGGAGGACGAGAGAGATCGGGCATCAGGTGGAGGAAGGAACGCGGCGGCGGGGACGGGGCACTCGACAGAGGGACGGAGATTTTATGTCTAGGGTTTATCCATCAGATGCATTTAACGGTGGAGAAAGAATATAAGACATCTTACGGCATATAATAAACAGGCCAACTTCGTGCCGACCCATTATCCATGCCGTGCCTAGGCCAGCACTACGGGCCGATATGGCGGCCCAGACACGGCATTACGATCGGGCCGTGCCAGGTACGTGCACGATGTGAGCGGGCCGTGCTATGCCTGGGCGTGCTTATTAGTGCCAGACGAGTACCGGCCCATCGTGCCCGGCCTGGCTGGCCAAGTATCGCCTACACACGTCTGCCCATGTGCAGCGCAGGAAGAACAACCAGAACCCGTGTGCACGCGTCGTCACGTTCGACGATTCTACACCATCTGGGTCTCCGACGGCCGCACCGCGCGGGTGCCGACGGCCTCCTCCTCGGCGTCGTCAGCCTCACCGGACATCTCCTCGAGCGACTTGCCCTTGGACTCCGGCACGAGGAAGGTGAGGGCGAATCCGAGCATGTTGCAGACAGCGAGGACGAAGAGCGAGTTGCGCACGCCGATGCCCGCGGGGTACCCGGCGTCCGCCTTGCTCTTGTCCTGGTTCTGCGCCGCGTACAGGAACCCGAAGGCGCCGATGATGGCGCCGGCCTTCCCCGAGGCGGCGGAGATGCCGTGGCAGGTGGACCGCAGCCGCGCCGGGAAGATCTCGGCCGGCACGATGAAGGTGGTGCTGTTGGGCCCGAAGTTCGCGAAGAAGAAGGTGAAGGCGTACATGACGACGAAGCCGATGTGGTTCCCCGGCGTGGTCCAGTGGTGGTAGGGGATGGCGAGGCCGAGCATGAAGACGGTCATCATGAAGAATCCCAGCAGCTGGATGGCGAAGCGTCCGATGACGTCGATGAGCGCGACGGTGAACCAGTACCCCGGCACGGTGCCGCAGAGCGCGATCAGCGTCTGTGCGCGCGAGATGCGGAACACCTCCTCGAGGGCGCTCATGGTGTTGGCCTTGGGGATCCAGTTGATGGCTGTGAAGATGTCCTTCTGGAACAGGTTCTGGCTGTAGAAGGCGATGTCGAGCAGGAACCAGGTGGTGGCGGTGCcgacgaggtggagcccgtggcgGCGCGCGAACTGCCTGGAGAAGAGGCCGAAGGTGTTGCTCTCGGCGGTGACCATCTCGTCCAGCTTCTCCTGCTCGTCCACGATCTCCGTCTGGAGCACCTTGGACATGTCGGCCGCGGCCTGCTTGGCGTTCTTGGCCACCAGCGCCGTGTAGCGCGCCGTCTCGGGCATCTTCATCCGCCAGTAGTAGGTGAGCACCGCCGGCGCGGCGCCCAGCATGAGGATGATGCGCCACACGAAGTCGGCCTGCGGCACGGTGGAGTTGAAGTGGTTGTCCTTGTACGCGGGGGCCGGGTACCCCGCGCGGAAGGCGGCGGAGACGATGAGCGTGACAATGCCGCCGGCGACGATGCCGAAGCCCTGCATGGAGAAGACGGCCGCGATGAAGGCGCCGCGTGTCTTCTTGTTGGCGTACTCGGACATGATGGTGGCCGACAGCGGGTAGTCGCCGCCGATGCCGAAGCCGAGCCAGAAGCGGAAGAAGCAGAGCGTGGCCATGACCCCCGTAGGGGTGTGGCCGAACGAGAGGCCCGACGCGATGGAGCAGATGACCATGAGCATGAGCGTCATCCCGTACACGCTCTTCCGCCCGAGCTTGTCGCCCAGCCACCCGAAGAAGAGCTGACCGGCCAGCGTGCCGCAGAAGGCGACGCCGTTGACCGCCGCGGCGACGTTGGGCGGGAGCGAGCCCGGGTTGTCCTTGCTGGTGTCCGTGTAGTAGATGCGGCCCAGCAGCTTGGTGACGAGGGAGATGCAGAAGAGGTCGTAGGCGTCCGTGAAGAAGCCCATGCCGGCCACGATGATGGCCGTGAAGTGGTACCACTGCGTCTTGGCCGCGTCCAGCGCGCTGAGCACCTGCAGGCCTTCTCCCCCGCGCGCCATGGCGGATGGATGGCGCGGATGCTAGTTGGCTAGCTGCCCTGCTGCGACGACAAGAGAAGTGTGTTCGGGGGGCAGGCTGGGCTGGGATTTGGGAGATGCGCGTCTGCCAAGCTTGTGTGCACAAATGGCGCGGCCGGCCACGGGTATATGTAGGATGTAGCTCTGCTCAGAGCTCACGCTGCTGCTCGGTCCACGGATCCTTGGCGGAATATTATACTCTGCTAGTGGTAGTGGGTTGCGGCTGGCCGCTGGCGTCCGCCGTGTAGCTTAGACTACTAGGAAGGAAGTAGGGTGTCACCCGGCCTGCGGCCGGCGACGACTGGGATGGCTGGGCAGGCATGACCCGCACACGCACGCGGTTGCTCAAGCTGCTCGCGCGGCCGCACGCACGCACCGATCACAATCAGTTTGACAAGCAAAAAAGGCTGGCTTTACAGCAtttcatttttatttatttacGTCGATTCCTCTTGTCGAATTGAAATTGATACAGGGGACAGGGGAGGGGATCATCGTGCAAGAGCTTCAGTTCACTCTCTGCGTGACGTCA
It encodes:
- the LOC136536590 gene encoding probable inorganic phosphate transporter 1-8 — encoded protein: MARGGEGLQVLSALDAAKTQWYHFTAIIVAGMGFFTDAYDLFCISLVTKLLGRIYYTDTSKDNPGSLPPNVAAAVNGVAFCGTLAGQLFFGWLGDKLGRKSVYGMTLMLMVICSIASGLSFGHTPTGVMATLCFFRFWLGFGIGGDYPLSATIMSEYANKKTRGAFIAAVFSMQGFGIVAGGIVTLIVSAAFRAGYPAPAYKDNHFNSTVPQADFVWRIILMLGAAPAVLTYYWRMKMPETARYTALVAKNAKQAAADMSKVLQTEIVDEQEKLDEMVTAESNTFGLFSRQFARRHGLHLVGTATTWFLLDIAFYSQNLFQKDIFTAINWIPKANTMSALEEVFRISRAQTLIALCGTVPGYWFTVALIDVIGRFAIQLLGFFMMTVFMLGLAIPYHHWTTPGNHIGFVVMYAFTFFFANFGPNSTTFIVPAEIFPARLRSTCHGISAASGKAGAIIGAFGFLYAAQNQDKSKADAGYPAGIGVRNSLFVLAVCNMLGFALTFLVPESKGKSLEEMSGEADDAEEEAVGTRAVRPSETQMV